A genomic region of Rhipicephalus sanguineus isolate Rsan-2018 chromosome 3, BIME_Rsan_1.4, whole genome shotgun sequence contains the following coding sequences:
- the LOC119385098 gene encoding uncharacterized protein LOC119385098, with the protein MAKKVSPCELEDCLMEHPDVAEAAVLGVSHSRAGVVPAAIVVLKPRCKSRGEELAEQIKAHVAARLSPWKHLYGGVYFADAIPRTETGKLQRRDLPALLLSLPRIDRPGATP; encoded by the exons ATGGCAAAAAAAGTGAGTCCCTGCGAACTCGAAGACTGCCTTATGGAGCACCCGGACGTGGCCGAAGCGGCCGTGCTAGGAGTGTCCCACTCCCGTGCCGGCGTGGTGCCTGCCGCTATCGTCGTGCTGAAACCGCGCTGCAAGAGCCGTGGCGAGGAGCTGGCCGAACAAATCAAGGCCCACGTAGCAG CTCGTCTGTCACCGTGGAAGCACCTATACGGTGGAGTCTACTTCGCCGACGCCATTCCTAGAACTGAGACGGGAAAGTTACAGCGGCGCGACCTGCCCGCACTGCTTCTTTCGCTCCCGCGGATCGACCGGCCTGGCGCGACGCCGTGA